The Silvibacterium dinghuense DNA window CTCGCCGCGCTTCGGTGTTGCCTACCAGGTGCGCAACGACACCGTGATCCGCGCCAATTACGGTATTTATTTCGATCAGCCTGCAGGCCAGGCGTTCTTCGGCAACATCGGCATTCCCAACGGTGGCGCAGGCGGCGTCAATAACAATCCTGTCGGCAGCGAACCCAACGAATCGATCGTGCTGGGAGTCTCCAATCCTCTGGCGCCCATCTGGACTTACAACCAGACGACGCCGATCTTCACAGCCAGCCAGGGCCTGCCCACCGGCGACAACGTTGTCTCCATCTATTCGGTCAGCCGTAACTTCAAAACACCCTATGCCGAACTCTTCGGTCTGAATGTCGAACAGGGCCTGGGCAAAGCATGGCAGCTGAATGTCGGCTATGTGGGCACGGTCAGCCGCCACAACCTCGTGCTGCAGGATATCAACCAGTCGGCCGTCGTTCCCGGCGAACAGCTGGATCAAAGCACTGCGACGGTGACAACCTCATCGGGATATACCTTCTCGGCCCAGCAGGCTTCGCGCCCCTACTTCAGCCAATACCCCAACTTCGGCATCATCAACCAGATCAACACAGCCGCCTCATCCAGCTATAACTCTCTGCAGGTAACGCTGCGCAGCAGCTCATGGCATGGACTGATCAGCCAATTCGCCTATGCCTGGAGCCATAACCTGGATGATTCCAGCGTCTTCAATGTTCTTCCGCAGAATTCGGCGAACCTGGCCGGCGACTGGGGAAATGCCAACGCGGATATCCGCAATCACTTCGCGGCCTATCTCAACTATGAAATCCCTACCCTTTCGTTCGGGCCTCGCGCTCTGACGCATGGATGGGAGGTGAACGGCATCCTCAAGTTCCAGAACGGCGAGCCGGTCAACGTGCTCACCGGCCAGGACAACAGCGGCACCGGCGAAAATGAGGACCGCGCCAGCATCACGGGCACGGCGCTCAACAGCAACCGTTCCGTGCAGGAGCACTCCTACGCGCAGTACCTCAATCCGAACAGCTTTGTGGTACCGGAGGCTGGCACGTATGGCAATCTCGGCCGCAACCAGGTGATCGGGCCCGGCTTCGGTGACGTGGACCTGTCGCTGATCAAGAACACCTTTCTCTATAAGGAGCGCATCCGTGCGCAGTTCCGAGTGGAGATGTTCAATGTCTTCAATCGCGTCAACCTCGCCCAGCCCGCCGCAAGCCTTGGCGACGGCTCTTCCTTCGGCTGGAGCACCTCGACCATCGGCGTCTCCTACGGCGCGCCTGGCATCGGCTCCGGCGAACCGTACAACACGCAGCTAGCCTTGAAGATCCTTTTTTAAAGGCTTCTCCTCTCTCTCGAGCCGGCCGATTCGGGCCGGCTCATTTTTTTGCAGCATGCAAGCAGACGCAAGGTAGCGCCTCGATACCTCTTTGAGCTGAATATCGAATGAGCAAACACGGGAATTTAGCTGCGCGAGTACTTTCACGCCTATTGCCTCTGCTCGATCACATGCACGACAAACGCTATCTTGTCGTGATCGGCTCCGCAGTACCGCGTGCACATCCCGGTAAAATCTCCGGCGGCTGAAGGAGTAATCACAACCTCACTGACCGGATTGCCGGCAATCGGCACATCGATCTGCAAGCCGGGAATCGCGATGCTATGAGGGACATCATCGGAGATAAAGGTAAGACGAACCGTGCGGCCGGCCTGCAACGTGATTTGCGATGGAACAAAGGCATAGCGCTTCGCATGAATGACGATCGCCGGCGCAGACGTTTCTGCAAGTACATGACCCGCTGAATGGGAACCACTGCTCGACAATACGCAAACGGTTGCCGCAGTGACGAGCATGCGAAAGATCAGGCTCCGGTTCTGCCTGATTTCTGTCTTGCCAGCTGCAGTGTTATTCCTGCACACAGCTCTCTGCACTCCTGATCTCTCAAAACAGATTGCCCACAACCTGCTCGGCAATCAGGATTGTCTTTTCGGAAAGCTGTTGCCGGACGGCAGGAGTATCTGGATCACCGTGACTGCGCACGATGACGAAGAACGACTTGTCCCGGACCCGCCCCATCACCTGCGCTCCATGCATGCGGTGTGCGCCAATGCTGCACACCGCAGCCTCATTCCCAATCCCTATGAGTGGAGTTTTCGGCGATGCACATTGCACTTCCGGCTGCGTGGAATTCGAACCATGATCGGGAACGCCTTGCACTGCAATCTCTACGCTGTAAGCCGCTTCACCATCGCGGTAATCGAAGGTACACCGGTTGCCGTCGGCAGCAACTGAGGTGTGCGCCTCGCGCACTGCCCCATCGGGAGAATCTGTAACCGTAGCCTGGTTTACCCATGGGCATGCTGTCTGCGCATGGCAATGCAACGCGAACATCATCAGCAGCAAAAGCCAGCCTCGGCTCCTCATGGCTGTCCACCTTGCGATTTCATCGCGCCAGCCTGCAAAGGAGAACCACCGCCTGGAAGGTCGGTATGCACGTGCCATGGGATACTCTCCCCAGAAAGCTCTGGATGCCGTCGCAGGAAGTCCAGAGAGTCCGTACGAGCGTCCGAATTGATCTTTTCCGTGACAAACAGTGCCTGCTGCTCCGCTGCTTCTTTCGTCTTTCCCATGCGGTGATAGAGGATCGAGAGATTGTAGTGCGCGGCGAGATCATCCGGATCGATGGCCTGCAGCGCTTCGAACTGCTGCGTGGAGTGCTCGTAATCGCCCTGGCGATAATACGCGATGCCCAGTTCACGACGCGCGTCGCGCGACTGCGGATACTGCTGCACCACCTCCTGAAGATCGGCCAGCTCGGCGCTGATATTGCTCGCTCTCCTCTCGAGAAGCGCAGCGTAGTAGAGAGCACGCGCATTATCGGGAGTAAGCGCCAGCGCTTTATTGATGCTGACCCGTGCTGAATCATATTTCTCCCACTGGATCTCAGTCAGTGCAATATTCGTATAACCATCCGCATAATCCGGCCTGAGCTTGACGACCTCCCCGAATGCCTGAACAGCCTCCGCATACTGAAACTCGTCGAGATATGCGATGCCAAGATTGTTCCAGCGCATCCAGTCGGGGTTGTCGGCGGGATCGGGTGGCACCGGAGTGTTTTCGCCAAGATTCAGTGTGCGGCTGCGCGAGGCCAGCTGAATCACCGGATAGTTCGGATGATCTTTGCCGAATACATTATTCAGATAGCTCTGCCGGAAATGCCGATAGTTCACATTCGCCGTGATGGTCATCGGCCCCTTCACGTCTGCAGGAATGCGGAAGCGATAGCGCACCAGCGTGGACCGGCCTGCCTGAACCGTGTTGTCATACGCTACAGAGCGGATCGTCCAGACCTTGTGGTTGTCGACAAACTCACCATCCACATTCACCGGTCTATTCGTGAAGCTATGCGCATGCTCGTCGAGCATGCCATCGGGCTTCAGGAAGCCGCTATGGTAAATTTCTCTGCCGCTTGCATCCTTTACGATGAACTCGGTCCACGCCTCGTAAAGGTCTCGCACTTCCGGAATAAGAGAATGCCCGATGTTTTTATTTTGAATAACCACATAGGCATCCAACGTATCGTTCGGAGCGATCTGAAAGGATGTGGAGCCCAGCGGAGCAGCCATGCTGCCGTCACTCGCCTTTTTGATCGCAAAGATATCCACGTTCAGATAATTGCCGGCCTTGAGAAAGTCCACCGTTTTCTTGAGCTGCTCGTCGAAGCCGTAATAAAAAGGTACAGCCGTATTGCCCGCGGTCCAGCTATGCGAGGCAAAGGTCCCGTTTTTCGCACCATAGTCCGGGAGCGTGTTGGGTGCGCGCTTCATATGGCAGTTCTGGCAGGTAGTAAAGTCGCCAGAGTAGAAAGTCAGCGGATTGCGATGCGAGAACTTAGAATTCTGCCACTCGTCATAACTTGAGAACGCACTGATGAATTTGAAGTCGTTAAGGTGCTCCGGCAGATTCGCCTTGTGGCATGCCGCACAGAATTCCGGCGTGCGATAGAACGGCTGCATGACGGCACGAACATGCCGGTCCGTGTGCATGAGGATCTCTTCATAGGGAACCTCACCCGGGATTCGCTTTCCATTTTCATCGACCATCACGGCCGGCACGCCCATGATGTAGCCACCATTTCCGCTGGTCGACTGCAAACCCTGAATCGAGTGACAAACCATGCAGCTCACGCCGTTGTCGTCGAACTTCCTGTTCACCTGCGAGGTTTGTGTAAGGCCACCCGCAAGCATACCGATAGGGTTGTGACAGCTGTCGCAATGGCGCGAGAACTCGATTCCCTTGGTGCGGATCAGGATATTCACGCTCGCCCGGTAGAACGGCGCGCGAAAGGCATTGGAGTGCAACGCCTGTCGCCACTGATGGTAAGCCTCCTGATGGCAGTGCGCACAATACGAAGGGTCCGGGAAAGCTCCGGGCTGGATAAAACTATTGCCTTCAATCTTGGCGTCGCTCGGAGCGAAGGGCTGATCCTTGCCAAAGCGGAAGTTATACGTCTGGCCGATCGTCTGCGAATATTTTTCGCGTTCTTCCGGAGTCCATACTTTACTCACCACGGCGGGATAAGCAGTACCACTCGCAGGCGCATGCTTCTCCATCGTAGAAGCCGGTTTTGCATTCTCCTGCGGCATCGCCTGGCTCCAGCCCGATTCAGAAGCGAATACCAGCACGAACAGGGCAGCAATTACGACAGCAGGAAACAGCCATGCACGCGCATCCCTGCATGAGGAGCTTCTGGCGTAGAGCGTGACCATATCAATGCCCCGCTGGACTTGCCGCCGGCTGCGTGCCGCGCTGTGCTGCATCTTTTGCGATGCTGTCGTAAACACCCGGAACCACGCCTTTGCCCTCTTCCACAACAAAGTAGCGATCCACAGCAGGCAGACTCACATGCTCTACAGCTCCGCTGGGCCAATGAATTTCGACATCACTGATGCTGGCCGCCTGACCAAGACCAAAATGCACACGCTGGTCATTCGATGATTCGTAGCTTCCACCGCTCAATACATCGTCACGGTGCTTCATGCCCCCGGCAGTGAGATACACCGTAGCGCCGACAGCATCCCGTGGACTCTTAGGACCGCCGATAAGTTGCAAGCCTACCCAGTGGTTTCCACTCGAGACCACATTCCGCAAAAGAACCGGCGTGTGATCGATGCAGTTGATGACCACATCCATCTTGCCGTCATTGAACAGATCGCCAAATGCAGCGCCGCGAGCAGGAATCACATCTGCCAGTCCGGTTCCCTCTACAGGCGGAATCAGATCGAATTTCTTCCCGTTGTCCACGTTATGAAAGAGCAGCGGCCGTTCGGCAAAGGACGTTCCCCAGTTATGCTGGTCCACCTGCGGATAAACATGACCGTTGGCTAGAAAGATGTCCCGCCATCCGTCATTGTCATAGTCGATAAATCCTGTGGCCCAGGTGAGGAAGGGATATGTCACCTCGGCAATGTGCATCTGCGGACTTATTTCCGAAAAGTTGGCATTGCCGAGGTTTTCAAAGAGAGGCTTGTAGTCATCAGAAAAAGTCCCGGTATAAAAATCCACGAGCCCATTGTTCTTGTAATCGCCAACGGCCAGCCCCATGTTCGCTGTTTCGCGGGCATCCTGGTTTAAGGCAAATCCAGAGTAAAAGCTCGCATCCTCGAAGGTTCCATCGCCTTTATTGATATAGAGGTAGCTTGGCGTAGAATCATTCGCAACCACCAGATCCACCTTTCCATCGTTGTTCACATCGACGAAGGTGGAAGAAAATCCGTAGTTATGCGTGGGGTCGCTGACGCCGGCCTTCTCGCTGACATCAGTGAAAGTACCGTCCCCATTGTTATGGAAGAGATGGTCACCTTCGCCCGGCAGTCCGCGCGGGCCGCACATGACATGCGCTCCTCGGAACTGACAAAAGCCATTATTCATGGCCGGAACATTCTTCGGATCCCAATGAATGTAGCCAGGGACAAACAGATCGAGACGGCCGTCGCCGTCATAATCACCGAAGCTCGCGCCCGTTGACCAGTTGCCCAGAGTTACACCCGCCTTTTCGGCGATGTCCGTGAATGTACCGTCGTGATTATTGCGGTAGAGCCGGTTCTTTCCATAGTTGGTGACGTAGAGATCAGGCCAGCCATCATTATCGAAGTCGCCTACGGCGCAACCAAAGCCC harbors:
- a CDS encoding CRTAC1 family protein — translated: MLMVPSLGLAQATEQTVQPYAQNAAADSSPQGGSATAGAFAPVLDSEKRPITAGGFVKTGQVIFQDISEKAGLTTWHHKMGTPAKPYILETTGSGVCLLDYDHDGWLDIYLVNGSTYDALDGKAEAPHAALFHNNHDGTFTNVANISGTTNDRWGFGCAVGDFDNDGWPDLYVTNYGKNRLYRNNHDGTFTDIAEKAGVTLGNWSTGASFGDYDGDGRLDLFVPGYIHWDPKNVPAMNNGFCQFRGAHVMCGPRGLPGEGDHLFHNNGDGTFTDVSEKAGVSDPTHNYGFSSTFVDVNNDGKVDLVVANDSTPSYLYINKGDGTFEDASFYSGFALNQDARETANMGLAVGDYKNNGLVDFYTGTFSDDYKPLFENLGNANFSEISPQMHIAEVTYPFLTWATGFIDYDNDGWRDIFLANGHVYPQVDQHNWGTSFAERPLLFHNVDNGKKFDLIPPVEGTGLADVIPARGAAFGDLFNDGKMDVVINCIDHTPVLLRNVVSSGNHWVGLQLIGGPKSPRDAVGATVYLTAGGMKHRDDVLSGGSYESSNDQRVHFGLGQAASISDVEIHWPSGAVEHVSLPAVDRYFVVEEGKGVVPGVYDSIAKDAAQRGTQPAASPAGH
- a CDS encoding cupredoxin domain-containing protein codes for the protein MLVTAATVCVLSSSGSHSAGHVLAETSAPAIVIHAKRYAFVPSQITLQAGRTVRLTFISDDVPHSIAIPGLQIDVPIAGNPVSEVVITPSAAGDFTGMCTRYCGADHDKIAFVVHVIEQRQ
- a CDS encoding tetratricopeptide repeat protein, producing the protein MPQENAKPASTMEKHAPASGTAYPAVVSKVWTPEEREKYSQTIGQTYNFRFGKDQPFAPSDAKIEGNSFIQPGAFPDPSYCAHCHQEAYHQWRQALHSNAFRAPFYRASVNILIRTKGIEFSRHCDSCHNPIGMLAGGLTQTSQVNRKFDDNGVSCMVCHSIQGLQSTSGNGGYIMGVPAVMVDENGKRIPGEVPYEEILMHTDRHVRAVMQPFYRTPEFCAACHKANLPEHLNDFKFISAFSSYDEWQNSKFSHRNPLTFYSGDFTTCQNCHMKRAPNTLPDYGAKNGTFASHSWTAGNTAVPFYYGFDEQLKKTVDFLKAGNYLNVDIFAIKKASDGSMAAPLGSTSFQIAPNDTLDAYVVIQNKNIGHSLIPEVRDLYEAWTEFIVKDASGREIYHSGFLKPDGMLDEHAHSFTNRPVNVDGEFVDNHKVWTIRSVAYDNTVQAGRSTLVRYRFRIPADVKGPMTITANVNYRHFRQSYLNNVFGKDHPNYPVIQLASRSRTLNLGENTPVPPDPADNPDWMRWNNLGIAYLDEFQYAEAVQAFGEVVKLRPDYADGYTNIALTEIQWEKYDSARVSINKALALTPDNARALYYAALLERRASNISAELADLQEVVQQYPQSRDARRELGIAYYRQGDYEHSTQQFEALQAIDPDDLAAHYNLSILYHRMGKTKEAAEQQALFVTEKINSDARTDSLDFLRRHPELSGESIPWHVHTDLPGGGSPLQAGAMKSQGGQP